The Brassica napus cultivar Da-Ae chromosome C7, Da-Ae, whole genome shotgun sequence genomic interval ACGTAATCCACAACTTCGGTTTCAGAGGTGAACAGGCAACCAAACACGTTTCTTGCAGCAAAGATTGTTGCACTCACCATTATTGATTCTACAAATGTCATAACCATCACTGTGTAGACGGCCATTCTTGCTTGTTTCGGGTTTCCAGCTCCTAATTCGTTCGCAACTCTTGTACTGCAAAcaacaataaattataaatcaGAGAGGGAGGTTTAAGCTTTAAGATACTTCCATTTTACATAAAATTGAAAAGATGATAGGTACTAAAAGAACCTCACTGCTGCGCCTAGACTCTCGGGTACTTTGTAAAACGAGCAGATTGTTGTTAGACTATTAGAGAAGAAAGGAAGCAATTGAGTGTATAAGATAAATATTCCATTCCAAAAcgaaatagtcatttaaaaggTAAGGAACATACCACACCGAGAGAACAGAGGTTTCTAGCTTTGGATTTGGTAAAATCCCAGAAAGAATGACAAGAAATTCGAATGACCACCACTCGAAGctaatttaagatttaaaaaaaaaaaattcaaaagttaAATGTACTCTTTGACTAACAAATTAAAAGAACAAAAGGGGTATTTAATACCAAATCATAGATGCAGATGGGATTCCAAACCGGAAAACTCTCTCATTCCTTTAAACACACTGATCATGGAGATAGTTGCACGGCTCTTGCTACATTTGGAAGAAAACACCATGTACAATCCAAGCACAGTCGCGTTTAAACAGTAAGAAACGCTGATCGAAATAGCGGCACCGAGTCTCCCAAGCCCAAACTTAAAGATCAAGCTCCAGCAAAGGACGAGGTGGCAACATATAGCAGAGACTGAGCTCACAACTAAAGGAAGAATCAGACTCTGCGCTTGAAAAAACTGAACTAACGGCTGCAGTATGGCGTAAGCAAAGAGAACTGGTATGAGCCAAGTTGCAAACTTCCCTGCTTTCTGAGAAACCAGAGGATCTTGCCCAACAAGTAAGAGTATATCACCCATGAAACTCCATAGAACAGACAAAGGAATACACACAAGTAACAACGAAAAAAtccatgtgtaagtatgaactccaagcttctcgaattGCTTAGCTCCATTTGCTTGACCACATAAAGTCTCCAACCCACTAGCTAAACCGAACTAGGGGAACGAAAGACTTATATATAAAGCAATAAGGAAAAATATAACAGAGAGAGATACAAAATGAGACATACCACGAGGCTGAAACCGGTGACGCTGCAGAAAGAAACTGCAATGGCGGTGCTTGAGAGGAAAAGCTCACCGAGATGACCAACCATCATTATCGATATCACTTGAAGAAAATAGGCAGAAGAGTTTACTGCAACCATTGGACCAGCGACGTATGCGAGCCTCCTCATCTCTAAGAAAAaaccatcttcttctttgtccttcACCACGAGCAAACCATTCTCAGCGAATCCATTcctttgctttatttttttggagATCTCAATATTTCTTTTGAAGTTATATTCAAAACCTATATACAAAATTTCCTTGATattcaccccccccccccccccccctttatactattattttatgtgttaTTTAGTGTAATGTCTTATCATGATTCTACACCTTCCGATGCAAGTATCTTCCTCACTCCTCACTCATTCAAGCCGCCATTTATTTCCTATGGACCAAAATGGCGCATGGCCATGATGGCAATTTAAGAAAGCTATTAAAGTTTCAAATGTTACCAACACTACCGCACAGCAGttaatataccaaaaaaaaactacatatatctatatatctataACGATTTCCAAAACCATCTCACTCACCGCAATGAGGTCACAGAAAAAAGCTAACACCTTCTGCTTTTGTTTTCGCTTTGGTCATTGTGAGAGACAAGGTTTCacttcttagatttaggttaggtcaagagagatgaatgagaatcgtgggctgaatcccgtaaataaacttgaagaatgaatatgattttattgatgagttgaaagatgatgaatacaaaggaaTGTATCTTGAGATGATTACTAAAGAATACGTAATGCTTTTAATCTGGTACAAAAGTTGATATATGGAAAAAAGATGGcttgtcttttatcttctccgTCTTTATATAGTCTAGGTTTCGTTGGCAACCCTTCAACTGTTCTCCGAGATATTCGGCTTCAATTACGGAACTCGCTTTAGGCTCCtcttgaccgagtctcttaaggTGTTAGCTCACTTTCTGTCGTGACCTCTGCTATGATGTCTCCCAGGTCCAGTCGTCAGCTCGGCTTTCAGCTCCCTTTGTTATGATGGGCTTATCGCAACCCACATGCTAGCTCACGCTTATCGGTACCTCACCTGAGGGTCATATTCGGGTCCAACAGTTGCCCCCAGCTTCCGAATAAAATCCTTTGTCTCGGAAGCTAGAATCTAGCTATCGATCTTATCTTTTCGTTAAGATAATGATTAGTTCTTATCCTATTTAGATTCAGCTTACTCGATCTAACGGTCTTTATTACGTTTGGCAGAATCTACGGTTCAGATGGAGAGGGTTTGAAATGACTTTTCCGAATCTCGAGAGGTGATGGGATATAAAGCGGTGAACATTAACTGCTAGCCTCCCACTTTCTCCACGCCTCCGTTCGGTTTTCAAGGTaacttctctcctctctctttattttactgcgattttttttatcttcctcGTTACTTTTCTCTGCAAATTCTCTCCCAAACCTTGCAATCGATTTTCTCCTTAACCTTCCCATACTATGGATCATCCGAAAGAAGGTTCCGGGGAATCCGGGATGCCTCCCTCTGCTTCTGGAGCTAAACTACTGAAAGTTAAGCAAGAAGTCGGAGCCAAGATGAGGAAGGGGAAAAAGACAGCCAGGGAGGCAATCGCGACCAGAGTTTCTAAACGGAAGAAGAAAGACGATTCTAGCGGGAGCAGTCCTCACTCGCCTTCGTTGCTGAAAAATCAAGACGTGGTTAACCTCATGGTTCAAGCTCTCGGCCAAAAGGAGCTTGGCCGTGCCTGTAATTCCGACGAAACCCCCGAGACCGCTCCGGAGGGTTGGTTCTGTTGCCATGAGAAGTACATCTCCAAGTCTCACTTGAGATTTCCTCTTCCGACCC includes:
- the LOC111212755 gene encoding protein DETOXIFICATION 14-like, translating into MICFEWWSFEFLVILSGILPNPKLETSVLSVCLTTICSFYKVPESLGAAVSTRVANELGAGNPKQARMAVYTVMVMTFVESIMVSATIFAARNVFGCLFTSETEVVDYVRSIAPLVSLSVIFDPFHAVLPGARPNPTARLASSAFPNRGLITTLTNWQQQARKARERLMGDEFEEHYNEEHSEMIS
- the LOC125590456 gene encoding protein DETOXIFICATION 14-like, giving the protein MRRLAYVAGPMVAVNSSAYFLQVISIMMVGHLGELFLSSTAIAVSFCSVTGFSLVFGLASGLETLCGQANGAKQFEKLGVHTYTWIFSLLLVCIPLSVLWSFMGDILLLVGQDPLVSQKAGKFATWLIPVLFAYAILQPLVQFFQAQSLILPLVVSSVSAICCHLVLCWSLIFKFGLGRLGAAISISQEPCNYLHDQCV